The Candidatus Binatia bacterium genome has a window encoding:
- a CDS encoding methyl-accepting chemotaxis protein has translation MANKGEDKATPKGARAVRFPILWQLILAFVPLAVAAIATVGYIGYRVASDSLRQQALRQLATVRDNKQREIERYLNGLEDQVLSLARNPSTALAVRQFITAVKELDSDPATEGDKLRPHQEAVKQYFGTFFGTELANKTLSLGEVVSPQRSGIYLQSVYIANNPNPPTRKLLLENAKDNTRYSSYHAVWHPVFVNTAVRFRYEDIYLVDTATGRVVYSVNKGPDYQANLTEGKFAQSSIGQLFQRLQAEAREGDYLLVDFSPYFAQHDRASAFAGSPIYEAGQKIGALIVQLNIDEINAIMTADSQWARSGLGKTGEAYLVGAGKGDLLLRSESRFLGELGQNNPAVAHARTAVLRQKIDTPATRIPPGQDEFSGRYVGYRGVPVLGTSAPLENLHGLDWLVVAEIAEDEALEPVVQLRKMTTGLASALIGGFVLTALLVSASFSRPVRALANVVAEIQKGNYRARARVRARNELGVLAQGLNQALDERVDALVQAEEEHRRLQKEIRDLLMVVAAAADGDFTQRAVVGSGTLGNLADALNLMFENVGALIQHLRGASAQVFDAATGIRSSADQLAAGAVRQAEEVSATTESVVNMTEKIQAVQNDAAIAAEAARKTEAAAQQGGDFVKRVIAGMDALQKNTRAAAVKIKRLGERSMEISTITNTIQKISAQTNMLALNAAIEASRAGEHGLGFSVVADEVRKLAEQTEAATREIAELIASIQAETNDAVGNIERQAQYVEEQTAMVFDAGASLEEILQASTQSAQLIADISRATEEQAATAQRVSLAMQSISEVARQAQIAAERTQENSASLFEVAKQLNEQIGLFRVPDLGPEPSAAEATSEAPLTPEAPSGMDSGGLAAGDRGNGRALPFS, from the coding sequence ATGGCGAATAAGGGAGAAGACAAGGCTACACCGAAGGGCGCCCGGGCAGTGCGCTTCCCGATCCTGTGGCAGTTGATTCTGGCATTCGTCCCGCTGGCGGTCGCCGCCATCGCTACGGTCGGGTATATCGGCTACCGCGTTGCTTCCGACTCGCTCCGCCAACAGGCGTTGCGCCAATTGGCTACGGTGCGCGACAACAAGCAGCGGGAAATCGAGCGCTACTTGAACGGCCTCGAAGACCAGGTTTTGAGCCTCGCCCGCAACCCGAGTACCGCTCTGGCCGTTCGGCAGTTCATTACCGCGGTCAAGGAACTCGACAGCGACCCGGCCACCGAGGGAGACAAACTGCGGCCCCATCAAGAAGCTGTGAAGCAATACTTCGGCACGTTTTTCGGGACCGAGCTCGCGAACAAAACCTTGAGCCTCGGCGAAGTCGTCTCTCCGCAACGCTCGGGTATTTATTTGCAGTCGGTCTACATCGCCAACAATCCGAATCCCCCTACCCGCAAGCTCTTGCTCGAGAATGCGAAGGACAACACCCGCTACAGCAGCTACCATGCAGTGTGGCATCCGGTGTTTGTCAACACGGCCGTCCGCTTCCGATACGAGGACATTTACCTCGTGGATACTGCAACCGGCCGCGTCGTGTACTCGGTGAACAAGGGACCGGACTATCAGGCAAACCTGACCGAAGGCAAATTCGCCCAAAGCAGCATCGGGCAGCTTTTCCAGCGATTGCAGGCTGAAGCCCGCGAAGGAGACTACCTGCTGGTCGACTTCTCTCCGTACTTCGCGCAACACGACCGTGCGTCCGCATTCGCAGGTAGCCCGATTTACGAAGCAGGCCAAAAAATCGGGGCACTGATCGTTCAACTGAACATCGACGAGATCAACGCCATCATGACTGCGGATAGTCAGTGGGCACGCTCGGGCTTAGGGAAGACCGGTGAGGCGTACCTCGTTGGTGCGGGCAAAGGCGACCTGTTATTGCGCAGCGAGTCCCGCTTCCTCGGAGAGCTCGGCCAAAATAACCCCGCAGTGGCGCACGCAAGAACTGCAGTGCTCCGCCAAAAGATCGACACGCCGGCCACTCGTATTCCGCCAGGGCAAGACGAGTTTTCCGGCCGCTACGTTGGTTACCGAGGTGTTCCGGTTCTCGGCACGTCGGCACCTCTGGAGAACTTGCACGGGCTCGACTGGCTGGTGGTCGCCGAAATCGCGGAAGACGAGGCTCTCGAACCTGTGGTGCAGTTGCGCAAAATGACCACTGGCCTGGCGAGCGCACTCATCGGCGGCTTTGTCCTCACAGCTTTGCTCGTGTCCGCGAGCTTCTCCAGACCGGTCCGTGCTCTCGCAAACGTGGTCGCAGAGATTCAGAAAGGCAATTACCGGGCTCGTGCCCGCGTACGCGCGCGCAATGAGCTGGGCGTGCTGGCGCAAGGACTCAACCAAGCTCTAGATGAACGCGTGGACGCGCTCGTGCAGGCGGAAGAAGAACACCGCCGCCTGCAAAAGGAAATTCGCGACTTGCTGATGGTCGTGGCGGCTGCGGCCGACGGTGACTTTACTCAGCGTGCGGTCGTGGGAAGCGGTACCCTCGGTAACCTCGCCGACGCATTGAACCTGATGTTCGAAAACGTCGGTGCTTTGATCCAACACCTGCGCGGTGCTTCCGCACAAGTGTTCGATGCCGCCACAGGCATCCGCAGCTCGGCAGACCAACTTGCCGCCGGAGCCGTCCGACAAGCCGAGGAAGTCAGCGCGACCACCGAAAGCGTGGTGAACATGACCGAGAAGATCCAGGCTGTCCAGAACGACGCCGCCATCGCCGCCGAGGCAGCCCGCAAGACCGAGGCGGCAGCCCAACAAGGTGGCGACTTCGTCAAGCGCGTCATCGCGGGTATGGATGCACTGCAAAAGAACACCCGCGCTGCCGCGGTGAAAATCAAGCGCCTCGGCGAACGCTCCATGGAAATCTCGACGATTACGAACACGATCCAAAAGATCTCCGCGCAGACCAACATGCTCGCCTTGAACGCCGCCATCGAGGCATCGCGCGCGGGCGAGCACGGCCTCGGATTCAGCGTAGTCGCGGACGAAGTTCGCAAACTCGCAGAACAAACCGAGGCGGCCACACGAGAAATCGCCGAGCTCATTGCGTCGATCCAGGCCGAGACGAACGATGCCGTCGGCAACATCGAACGCCAGGCCCAGTACGTGGAAGAGCAAACCGCAATGGTGTTCGATGCGGGCGCGAGCTTGGAAGAAATCCTGCAGGCGTCTACGCAGAGTGCGCAACTGATTGCCGACATTTCGCGGGCTACCGAGGAACAAGCGGCAACCGCACAACGGGTGAGTCTGGCGATGCAAAGCATCTCGGAGGTGGCTCGCCAAGCGCAGATCGCTGCCGAGCGCACTCAGGAAAATTCCGCAAGCCTGTTCGAGGTCGCCAAGCAGCTCAACGAACAAATCGGCTTGTTCCGAGTGCCCGATCTTGGCCCCGAGCCATCCGCAGCCGAGGCAACCTCCGAGGCGCCCCTGACCCCCGAGGCGCCGAGTGGCATGGACAGCGGCGGGCTCGCAGCCGGCGATCGCGGAAACGGCCGAGCTCTGCCGTTCTCCTGA
- the pilH gene encoding response regulator: MAKILIVDDIRSDVQLMADTLRPAGYECIRASNGIEAIEKARAEQPDLILLDIVMPGQDGFATCRQLKRDATTKHIPVVIVSSKNGESDRFWGQRQGASDYLTKPFSPNDLLAIVRKYV, encoded by the coding sequence ATGGCGAAAATCTTGATCGTGGATGACATTCGCAGCGACGTGCAACTTATGGCGGACACTCTCCGGCCCGCGGGCTACGAGTGTATTCGCGCCAGTAACGGAATCGAGGCCATTGAAAAGGCTCGGGCGGAACAACCCGATCTCATCCTTCTCGACATCGTGATGCCCGGGCAAGACGGTTTCGCCACCTGCAGGCAACTCAAGCGGGATGCCACCACGAAACACATTCCGGTGGTGATCGTGAGTTCCAAAAACGGCGAGAGCGATCGCTTCTGGGGTCAGCGTCAGGGAGCCTCGGATTACTTGACCAAGCCGTTCTCGCCCAACGACCTGTTGGCCATCGTGCGCAAATACGTATGA
- the dnaJ gene encoding chaperone protein DnaJ — translation MPEKRDYYEILGVSRSASLEEIKKAYRKLALKYHPDRNPGDKLAEEKFKEASEAYQVLSDPDRRAQYDRFGHAAFDQGAGGTGGFDFSGTNFEDLFDQIFGEFFGRPRTRGRSRPRRGEDLRYDLEISFEEAAFGTEKTIEVPRLTTCDACRGRGTKDGAERATCPACRGAGQVRYQQGFFTIAKTCGQCGGQGTVIRDPCRVCGGSGVVQKTRALNVRIPAGVDTGTRLKLRGEGEAGQNGGPPGDLYVVLRVREHPLFRREGTNVLCEVPISFTQAALGSEVEVPTLEGKVKMKIPAGTQSGTVLRLKGKGVPELQGNGRGDQLVRILVEVPRKLSQRQRELLEEFARVSGEDVHPLAKGFFEKMKEIFG, via the coding sequence GTGCCGGAAAAGCGGGACTATTACGAAATCCTAGGAGTGAGCCGCTCGGCGAGCTTGGAAGAAATCAAAAAAGCTTACCGCAAGCTCGCACTGAAGTATCACCCCGATCGCAATCCAGGGGATAAGCTCGCCGAGGAAAAATTCAAAGAAGCTTCGGAAGCGTATCAGGTTCTGAGCGACCCCGATCGGCGCGCACAGTACGATCGTTTTGGCCACGCCGCCTTCGACCAAGGCGCTGGGGGTACCGGCGGATTCGACTTTTCCGGCACCAACTTCGAAGACTTGTTCGATCAGATTTTTGGGGAGTTTTTTGGCCGGCCACGTACCCGCGGGCGCTCGCGGCCCCGGCGCGGCGAAGATCTGCGGTACGATTTGGAAATTAGCTTCGAGGAGGCGGCATTCGGTACCGAGAAGACAATCGAAGTGCCGCGGCTGACCACCTGTGATGCGTGTCGCGGGCGCGGCACCAAAGACGGTGCAGAGCGTGCCACTTGCCCTGCGTGTCGGGGAGCGGGTCAGGTCCGTTACCAGCAAGGGTTCTTTACGATCGCGAAAACGTGCGGTCAGTGCGGGGGGCAAGGGACCGTGATCCGCGATCCCTGTCGCGTGTGCGGCGGTTCCGGCGTGGTGCAAAAGACGCGCGCGCTCAATGTGCGCATTCCTGCCGGGGTCGACACTGGGACACGCTTGAAGCTCAGGGGCGAAGGGGAAGCCGGCCAAAACGGTGGGCCGCCAGGGGACCTTTACGTCGTGCTGCGTGTCAGAGAGCACCCGCTATTCCGGCGTGAGGGAACCAACGTACTCTGTGAAGTCCCGATCAGTTTTACCCAGGCTGCGTTGGGCTCCGAAGTCGAAGTACCCACGCTCGAGGGGAAGGTGAAAATGAAAATCCCAGCGGGGACGCAGTCTGGTACGGTTCTTCGCTTGAAAGGCAAGGGCGTGCCGGAATTGCAGGGCAACGGGCGGGGGGATCAACTCGTGCGGATTTTAGTTGAAGTTCCGCGCAAACTATCGCAAAGACAGCGGGAGTTATTGGAGGAGTTTGCCCGAGTCAGCGGCGAAGATGTGCACCCCTTGGCGAAGGGCTTTTTCGAGAAGATGAAGGAGATCTTTGGTTGA
- a CDS encoding 1-(5-phosphoribosyl)-5-amino-4-imidazole-carboxylate carboxylase yields MEPRKLKQLLQDVRERNISVDEAVEALKTLPFEDLQFAKVDHHRAVRTGFPEVIYAPGKTVEHIVEIARALVTRGHDVLVTRVEPEAAAALERALPGCQYYPTGRIVALAVTRRRKIARGAIAVVVAGTADLPVAEEAAVTAEFFGNRVHRIYDVGVAGLHRLLAHVQTLRRARVLIVVAGMEGALPSVVAGLVERPVIAVPTSVGYGASFGGLAALLAMLNSCAAGVTVVNIDNGFGAAVAASLINQS; encoded by the coding sequence GTGGAACCGCGGAAGCTCAAACAACTCCTGCAGGATGTGCGCGAACGGAACATCAGTGTGGACGAGGCGGTCGAGGCGCTGAAAACACTTCCCTTCGAGGACCTGCAGTTCGCAAAGGTCGATCATCACAGGGCAGTTCGCACGGGCTTTCCCGAGGTTATCTATGCTCCGGGGAAAACGGTCGAGCACATCGTGGAGATTGCGCGTGCGCTCGTGACGCGAGGGCACGACGTTTTGGTCACTCGTGTGGAACCGGAGGCCGCGGCGGCGTTGGAACGTGCGCTCCCCGGATGTCAGTATTACCCGACTGGTCGGATCGTAGCGCTTGCCGTCACGCGCAGGAGAAAAATTGCCAGGGGGGCCATTGCCGTCGTAGTGGCGGGCACGGCTGATTTGCCCGTGGCGGAGGAAGCTGCCGTCACGGCAGAATTTTTTGGAAATCGGGTCCACCGCATTTACGACGTCGGTGTCGCTGGCCTGCATCGTTTGCTGGCACACGTCCAGACGTTGCGCCGTGCTCGCGTGTTGATTGTGGTCGCGGGTATGGAAGGTGCGCTACCGAGCGTCGTCGCCGGTCTTGTGGAACGTCCGGTCATCGCGGTTCCGACCAGTGTGGGTTATGGGGCCAGCTTTGGTGGGCTTGCCGCATTACTGGCCATGCTGAACTCGTGTGCGGCCGGTGTAACGGTCGTAAACATCGACAACGGATTCGGTGCTGCGGTGGCCGCAAGCCTCATCAACCAGTCTTGA
- the thiL gene encoding thiamine-monophosphate kinase — protein sequence MLSKSRRARGEFAFLRSLFAKLPSAPDVVFGPGHDAARVRSGRRDWLLTVDSQFEGVHFKLPWLPMSALGRRSFRVAASDVSAMGGKARFVLLDCGVPEYVRLQALRRLEIALAREAKAWGACVIGGNLHRAAELGLSVTVVAEAPKTQLSRQGARLGDLVLVTGTLGDASLCVRLLTSRGACPPLLLRRWRLPPRRDEIGRGLANARLASAMIDVSDGLVQDLGHICEASQVGAEVDADRLPVSSMYRKFCGSDLSLALSGGEDYELLFTAPPRNLGRIKKLGSATGVEVTVIGRIVQGQGVVVRQGQGRLAVKQPGFDHFTPL from the coding sequence GTGCTGTCGAAATCGCGTCGAGCCCGTGGGGAGTTTGCGTTTCTACGTTCTTTGTTTGCCAAGCTCCCTTCTGCGCCGGATGTCGTTTTCGGGCCCGGCCACGATGCTGCCCGCGTTCGCAGTGGCCGTAGGGACTGGCTTTTGACCGTCGATAGCCAGTTCGAGGGCGTGCACTTCAAACTGCCATGGCTGCCCATGTCAGCGCTCGGAAGGCGCAGTTTCCGCGTTGCGGCCAGTGATGTTTCGGCAATGGGCGGCAAGGCTCGCTTTGTGTTGCTCGATTGCGGGGTGCCCGAGTACGTCCGCTTGCAAGCGTTGCGGCGCTTGGAAATCGCTTTGGCCCGTGAAGCGAAGGCTTGGGGAGCCTGCGTGATTGGAGGTAACTTGCACCGAGCCGCGGAGCTTGGGTTGAGCGTCACGGTAGTTGCCGAAGCGCCCAAAACTCAGCTCTCGCGCCAGGGTGCTCGTCTTGGCGATTTGGTTCTGGTGACCGGAACGTTAGGGGATGCATCTTTGTGCGTGCGGTTGCTGACCTCTCGGGGTGCTTGCCCGCCTCTCCTACTGCGGCGATGGCGTTTGCCTCCGCGCCGGGACGAGATCGGGCGTGGCCTGGCCAACGCTCGCCTGGCTTCGGCGATGATCGATGTCAGCGACGGGCTGGTGCAGGACCTCGGGCACATTTGCGAGGCAAGCCAAGTGGGGGCAGAGGTGGATGCGGATCGTCTGCCCGTTAGTTCCATGTACCGCAAGTTTTGTGGCAGTGACTTGTCGCTCGCTCTCTCTGGGGGCGAGGATTACGAGTTGCTGTTCACGGCCCCGCCCAGGAACCTTGGCCGGATCAAGAAGTTAGGGTCGGCAACGGGGGTGGAAGTGACGGTGATCGGCCGAATTGTGCAAGGTCAAGGCGTGGTCGTGCGGCAAGGGCAGGGCAGACTTGCCGTGAAACAGCCGGGTTTTGATCACTTCACTCCGCTTTGA